One genomic region from Opisthocomus hoazin isolate bOpiHoa1 chromosome Z, bOpiHoa1.hap1, whole genome shotgun sequence encodes:
- the QNG1 gene encoding queuosine 5'-phosphate N-glycosylase/hydrolase — MDLFPSPLESAEFIARRSKDVSVDEEGARRVAESLVEKTSAAEFGVSGWKSLHELNPRSAGGEAVDWVFLVDTLNFSFWPEREGREYLVKYKGKTYSGYWSLCAAVNRALDDGIPITSASYFATMTLDQVRHVFRSDTEVPIPLIEERHRVLNESGTVLLEKFGGSFLSCVKMSEKSAQKLLRLILENFPSYRDEAVFEEKKVSFYKRAQILVADTWSVLEGKGDGFFDDISSLTIFADYRIPQVLVHLKAMKYSEELMKKLREGTVFRSGDKEEVEIRGCSIWCCALILRHLLELRERKGQAARGQVNAVLLDYHLWDYARDHREEMRDVPFHRVRCIYY; from the exons ATGGATTTGTTCCCGTCCCCCTTGGAGTCCGCCGAGTTCATCGCCCGGCGCAGCAAAGATGTCTCCGTGGACGAGGAGGGGGCGCGGCGGGTGGCGGAGAGCTTGGTGGAGAAAACCTCGGCGGCGGAGTTCGGGGTGTCCGGGTGGAAGAGCCTCCACGAGCTGAACCCCCGGTCGGCCGGCGGGGAGGCGGTGGACTGGGTGTTCCTGGTGGACACCCTCAACTTCTCCTTCTGGCCCGAGCGGGAGGGGCGCGAGTACCTGGTGAAGTACAAGGGGAAAACCTACAGCGGATACTGGTCCCTCTGCGCCGCCGTCAACAGGGCCCTCGACGACG gaaTACCTATTACCAGTGCATCCTATTTTGCCACCATGACGCTTGACCAAGTTCGGCACGTGTTTCGCTCTGACACGGAAGTGCCCATACCTTTGATTGAAGAGAGACATCGGGTGCTGAATGAAAGCGGAACGGTTTTGTTGGAGAAGTTCGGAGGCTCTTTCCTCAGCTGTGTTAAAATGAGTGAGAAAAGTGCTCAGAAACTGCTACGCCTAATACTGGAAAATTTTCCTTCTTACAGAGATGAAGCTGTATTTGAG gaaaaaaaagtgtctttttacAAACGGGCACAAATACTTGTGGCTGATACGTGGAGTGTGTTAGAAGGCAAAGGAGATGGCTTTTTTGATGACATTTCTAGTCTGACTATATTTGCTGACTACAGAATTCCTCAAGTTCTTGTTCACTTAAAAGCAATGAAGTATTCTGAAGAACTAATGAAGAAACTGCGTGAAG GAACAGTTTTCCGGTCCGGGGATAAGGAGGAGGTGGAGATCCGTGGCTGCTCCATCTGGTGCTGCGCCTTGATCCTCAGGCACCTGCTGGAGCTGCGAGAGAGGAAGGGCCAGGCGGCGCGCGGGCAGGTGAACGCGGTGCTGCTGGACTACCACCTCTGGGACTACGCCAGGGACCACCGCGAGGAGATGCGGGACGTCCCGTTCCACCGGGTGCGCTGCATCTACTACTAG